The Vibrio tubiashii DNA window TTGTTCAGGTTCATTAGCGCTGCTGCTCTACCCGCATTTGCTTAATTTACAATGTAAATACTCTCAGCTTATACCAAGGCTAGAAGCAGCTCCTCATCACAAAATTGTTGCGGATGTCTTATTAGGTGCGACAGATATTGGGATTGTGACGCAGATTCCATCTGATTCTCGCTTTGACTCAGAAGTGTTAGGTAATGAGCCGCTGTGCTTACTATTGCCGAAAGCGCGGGCAACCAAAGATTTAAACCAAGAGAGTTTGAAAGAAATCGGGCTAATCCAACACCCTGATGCGATTCATTATCTTTCGATTTACTTTGCTCAATGCGGGGAATCTGAACTGGAAAAAATGAATATCGATGATATTCCGGTCACAGGCTACATCAATCAATTGAGCCAAATCCTGCTGCCTGTGGCCAATGGCTTAGGCTTTACCGTCTTGCCGAAAAGTGCACTCGATTCGTTTGCCGAGAGTGAGCGAATTTCTATCTTCGAGCCAAGTAATGAAGTGGTCGAAACCTTATACTTTTTGACTAAAAAACATCGCCAGCTCCCGAAGCGCTTTGAAACTATTAAAAACGAAGTGGCGCAACATTTTCAGCAGTAAAAAAACGCTCGTTAGCCAAAACTAATCGTAGTTTCTAACTCTTCAATCAAAGCGCCA harbors:
- a CDS encoding LysR family transcriptional regulator — encoded protein: MINPVWLKTFVTLIDTGHFTKTAEKLFMTQPGVTQHIKKLEQACGYPLIERHNKSFDITEAGRNVYQHAIQLERQESELLNSLNREDPFSGSVSLSCSGSLALLLYPHLLNLQCKYSQLIPRLEAAPHHKIVADVLLGATDIGIVTQIPSDSRFDSEVLGNEPLCLLLPKARATKDLNQESLKEIGLIQHPDAIHYLSIYFAQCGESELEKMNIDDIPVTGYINQLSQILLPVANGLGFTVLPKSALDSFAESERISIFEPSNEVVETLYFLTKKHRQLPKRFETIKNEVAQHFQQ